The following nucleotide sequence is from Oreochromis niloticus isolate F11D_XX linkage group LG9, O_niloticus_UMD_NMBU, whole genome shotgun sequence.
GAAAACATCTGagtggcaacagcttcatttttcagcatgacaatgatccttAACACTGCCAATACAGTTAAACCATACCTGGACACAATAAACACACAAtagaacactatcagtcatggactggcttCCCTAAAGCCTGGATATCAACACTGTTGAAGTGGTGCTGGATCATCTTGgcagagaaaagaacaaaaggcaAAGAAGAGCTTTGCATGTCCTTTGAGAAGGCTGGAGAGCTCTTCATGAGGACTACATAAAAACATGCCAGCCTGCCCAAAGGGCTTCAGGGTGTTCTGAAGAATAAAGaggtcataccaaatactgactttgaATTCATTCAGATTCAGAACTGaaaacaagtttgtttttttgctttgttttgttttttttgtgttatttgttccaatatatgtttacaatgtttaataaaacgctgcacctatttcctatttttctataaaaacaaagaaatgaggaaTGACTCCAGACTTTGTGCCTTGCTTAGTTTGGACTTACTGCTGAAGCTCTAAGCTGCCTGCAGAGGGCAGCATCTGCTTTCTCATCTCGTTATTAAAAGCAGAGTGTGACGGCTCAGAGATCCTCTTTTGTCATAACCAATAAATTTTTTATGCATCTAAAattattcttgttttattgACAGGAAGACAACTCTGTTTCAACATCAAAGAAAGCTATTTTCTCATGAAATAACCCACCCTTTGAATTTCCTGCATATTTTTCCTTATTTGTTTTCATAAAATCTAAAGTAATTATTTGCCAGTCTTGTACTGTTCTTTAATTTTTTGATCTGCctcttttaaaaattattattattatgagtaGCATTTTTCTTTAGGTCTTGTTTGGTCCAAAGATGATAAATCAGACTTACAGAAAGgttgtattttatattatttaaaggATATATACATGTGACTtggattacttttttttaaacctctatatactttttattttatctatttgtttttcatcttaATTTTATCCTGTAGCATTTCCGGCCTCTCAGGACTGTTTTAATAAATCAAACTCAGTCAGCTCTGCACATCTGTATTAAAGATCTACTGTTTACTGCTACACATCATTTAAAGGGGGGGAAATGCACACAAACCTCACCCCCCTCTCTACTCTACATTGCTGTACGCTAAAAGTACGAGCAGCATGAGGAAAGTTGACAATGCAATTAAACAGGTAAAAATCAAAGGTGAATGTCATCAGCTTGCTGTCTCAAAGCAGTCTGGATAAACAGGGGTGGATCTACAGGGGTGGcatgtgccaccctaaaatgatctcttgcaaccccagttttgcatatcacagtgctgtttattaaaataagctaGCATTAACACTTTGAGCCCAGCTACAATAAACATTGCCTATAAATTCTTAAACTAAATATATTACATAGTATCACATGGAGACTCACATGGAGGCTAATTTTTTgcactggcacaaataatttgtgtggcatcttattgttCTCTAATTTTTAGCTTTAgtagtatttttaaatggttgtacaacaACGCCAGATGCAGTAACTGCATTTTTTAGGTAATAGTTGTATATAACTTTATTGGATGCGTtgtatgcatttttaaaatcgaccaattatatttgcatttcaagttatgaaaatcattcactaaacatgtttgtggtttttacagtaaaaactataacgttttcctactcagtttttatatttttgtgtaattttcagaaaaaataactgtaaattcagacatgtgagaTAGTGCTGAAGAGTATGataccaaaaaaaggaaaacaaaaaaaaagtagtcaaaaatggccaatGTATCCTGGACCCCAGATACAATGAATGAAAAGctagttttacatttttggtagaaaaaaagtgttcatgacagtgcagatttctggcattttgtgtaaatttaagcatgtaacaatCTGATTatttctaatttaaaaaaaacagagccTCAGGAGCCTGAGACTGAAGTTAGACTTGGGTTTGGAAATGAACtaccccatgttgtgtagctctctagattttatacttattggactacatacttatttattatataggctatacagtacataaaatcaaaatccacatgttttatgtaactgaaatgtttaattatgtggaataaagaaaataagaaagttgcagactatatttatatgaaatgtGTATTCTTACTgtatttgatgtatttttacCTTATATAATGCATACTACAGAATGTAAcacctgcatgtgtgtgaaaaaatggctttgattttgccactcTGTTTGATTTCATGctaccctaagaaaatttctctagatccggcCCTGTGGATAAAACAGGCCCACCCAGAGTGCTGGGGAGTGTAGCCCCTCGGACCCAACCCAGAACAACAAAGTTTCTGTGAGCAGTTTCCTCGAGCCTCTCTTTCCACAGAAGGCTCTCAGGAGCAGACAATATTATGTTGAGGAGAGTAAACTAGATCACGAAAGAAGGAgacagtctgtctgtctgtgactCTTCACAGATGTCGATATGGCTCACTTCAAAGTGAGAAGAGGAAGCACAAGAGGAGGTGTTAGAGGAAGGCTGTCTATCCGGATGGAAGTTTTCATTGAGCTGTTCATGAAATCAGTGATATTTGAGTGAAATCACTTGGGCCTCCTTAGGGAGCTTGgcttaaaatgtacaaattttTAAGAGGGAAATTAGACCCCAGTTAGCCCTCTGCTCCCTCTGCCTCAGCAGCACTGGGGCTTTTATTAAGCAAAGCCTGTCCTGTCTGCAGCAGGTCACACCTACAAGTCTCTCCTAATGTGTGAAAGCAGACGCTACCTGTGGGGCACGATCACACCCTTAAAAGAGCACTTACATGAAACGCCCCTCTCCCCTCTGTGCCTAAATCCCTTTGACGCTCATCTTCTCTGCAGGAGAAGAcacactgttttgttttcttactgCTACTGTGTGGGGGGCTGGGGACAAGCTTACAACAACACCTCTCGCAGCTCACCTCTGACACCCCCACATCCATGTATAAAGCATATAagcatgtgtaatttgtgtatatacagcacacagaaaggcactccagagggtcatcaatatggcccaaaaaatcattggacatcctcttccctccctgaaggacctgtacagcacttgctgtctcaagagggcacgcagcatcctacaGGACTGTACACACCCACgacaccgggtgtttaagctgctgccgtctggcaggaggttcaggctgctgaggtcccgaacaaacagactcaaggacagcttttacaatagGGCAATAGCCCTgatcaatgcaaatagctgacctgactggctacctccctggacttttttagggggaggtaacaatgtttaaaacaataacaataataatatttatatttataacaaggtgcaataataattaatatgcaataataacagtgtgcaatacacatacacttattcttcttcttttatttactaagttaatatactgtgttgtgttgtttgtgttgcgttgtgatgtgtcatatcgtgtcgtgttgtgttatatgtagtgccgacgtaggacagttttccaatttcattgtactactgtactatgtatgactgtgcaatgacaataaagagttatcttatcttatcttatcttactgtatattctgtgtatttaatatCTCACTCTTTTTGCCTGTTTATGCcctgtccttatcttcaacgtcatgctgctctgttgtatgttaattgccccttggggataaatagtctttctgattctgattctgatataaACAATTATGAAATGCCTTGCTGTTGCTATAGCGATCTCATTAGGATTATCTTGGCCTAGGTCTGGATCATAGACAGTATATGAACAGCTATGAACAACCAAAGCTGccacactatatatatataatgtataaaATATTGGTCTTGATaaattttaaaagtttaatgtgtatgttatatacaaatatataaattCACTATACAGTCATCATGAATGTACAGTTAGGCCCATATATATTGACTGacacaagttttgttttttttacctgtttactgaaacatatACCAATTATAGTTATATAATGGACATGGATATAATGTGTAGACTCTCAGCTTTCATTTGATGGTATCCACATTCAAATTGGATGAAGAGTTTAGGAGTTTCAGCTCCTTAACATGTGCCAGCCGCTTTTTAAAGGGACCAAAGATAATTGGACAAGTGACTTATATGCTATTTCATGGACATGTGTGGGCAATTCCTTCGTTGTGTCAGTATCAATTAAGTAGataaaaggcctggagttgaTTTGAGGTGTGATGCTTGCACTTGGAAGAATTTGCTGTGAACAGACAACATGCAGTCAAATGAGCTCTCCATGCAggtgaaacaagccatccttggCCTTCGAAGACAGCTCAGAGAAATTACTGCAATATTAGGAGTGGCAAAACCTACAGTTTGGTAcatcctgagaaagaaagacagcacTGGTGTGCTCACCAACAAAAAGACCTGGACGACCACGGAAGACAACAGTGGTGGATGATTGCAGAATCATTTCCAAAGTGAAGAGACACCCCTTCACAATGGCTGACCAAGTGAACTACACTCTCCAGGAGGTATCATTATCCAAGTCTACCATAAAGAGAAGAGtgcatgaaagtaaatacagacAGTTCACTGCAAGGTGCAAGCCACTCATAAGCCTCAAGAATAGAAAGACTAGACTGGACTTTGCTAAAATACATCTCAAAAAGCCAAAAcattctttggacagatgaaaaaATGTCCATATGTTCAAGACTTCAGGGTGTCAATGGCAGCAAGGGTTTTCAACCAAAGTATTAGAAGTTAACATTacataatttaatttatttaatttgtccaattacttttgagcccctGAAATGAAGGGGTTGTGTTAAAAATGATTTAGTTCCTCTCATTTTAATGCAATCTTTTTGTTTAGTCCTGAAAATCCgagttgtttcatttaaaattcattgtggtaatttacagaaccaaaattagaaaaaaaccctgattctgtccaaatatttatggacctaactatagctgtgtgtacatgtttttttttctgggtactacagcttcctcccacagtccaaagacatgcagttactggggttaggttaattggtaattgcccataggtatgaatgtgagtgcgaatagttgtcagtctctctgtgttatccCTGCATCAAACTGACACCTGTCCAAGGTttaccctgcctctcgctctatggtagctgggataggctccagaccCCCCGAGACCCTGATAAACAGAACAGGATGGGTGCTATGCAGAGCTTTGCAGACATCCAAAAATATGTGGAACATCTGGTGATGTCGCCTGctctttctctgtgtttgtgctatTTGACTTAGCCACTAAACGTCATGTTGCACaaagaatgtttttttctgtactaGAGGGAAACTGAAACAGGATTTATGCTTTTGTGTTAAATCTATACCATAGCTACTCCAAGCCCTTCTGAAACCCTGCTACACCATATCCTGATATACACTTCCCTGGATATGTACGAGGCAGCTTGTGCTACTTAAATAGACTATCTCACAGGTTATACATAGACAATTAAAACTCTTCCTTTCACACTCTTTCTATTTGTAAGTGCTTCACTCCCTTTCCTCTTAAACTTCCAAACCAATCAGCATTTGTTCTTTACATGGTAATGATGACCAGTGATtccttgtttctcttttctttttttccagatgACTAGCAGCTGTCTTTGTAGTCTCTGCATTGGTATAATCTAACTCGCTATATGCAAACAGACACAACTCCATCTGTCTTCTATGGAAATGTAGAATTCAGAGCTTGTTGAATAGGTTTAATTAAGACTAACCCTTAAAGGTACTTACTGAAaactatttttacatttttaaaacttttcaaAATTAACAAAAGCCATAAATAGAATGTGAAGAAAAAACGTGTACAAGTGAGTCtgtataattttttattttaccagCCAAGCCATTAAGagcagattattattattattattattattattattattattgttaaaaatacaaaaagaagtAGTAAAGGTTAAAAGAATagcaacacacacccaaaaacattTCAGCCCTCACTGGTAAATTACTACAGCTGATGGTagaagttttatttaaattgtcTGGAGGTAATTACAAAAAGGACCTTTAATATCTCGAAATTCGACCTTCGGCTTTTGAAGCAAATGTGTGAACCACTAAACCATGCCTACGGTGGCTAGGGCACTGTCACTTTGTAACGTAAAATTGTCCTTAACAGCTTCGACCACCAGGGGATGATAGTTCTCCATCAACCAAAAGTACAGACAGGCTTTAAGTGGGGGGAAATAATGCAGCCGTGATATTAAAGGTGAATTTCCCTTCATATTTGACTGAAAACGAAAATTTCTCATTTCTGAGACTTTTCCTGTTAGCAGGAGCTAAGGTCAGAGAAACAGCATTTCGTGGGGAGGAGAGGTGCCTTAGCATTTCTGCCCAGCATCACAAACTTTACGAGGACTTCAGGTGAATAAAGCTTCCAGAATTCTGAACTACTACCTTTGTCCCGTTGCACCCATTTCACGCACTCCACAGTTACAGATAAATGATGTAACGCCAGCCGTGGACTGGCGCCTCTGTGGAATTGCAGATAATTACTTTAatagcagtgtgtgtgtttgtgtgtgtgtgttctcctgtGTTGCCTGAGGCAGTATCCTCCTGTTGTCTGTTGGCCGCAAACCGCCTGCGGATGTTTTATTTCTGCGCTCAATGAGTCATTACATGAATGAAAGCATGCTAAACAAATGCGTGGGATTATTAACGCGCATCAtctggttgtttgttttttcttcttctcctttttaaTACAGACACCATCTGCGGATGCTATAAAGCTTGCTCGCACACCTATGTTTTGCATTGCCGGTTGTTAATGGGTAAATGTGTGCTGTGTGCGTGCGtccagggtgtgtgtgtgcgcgagcCGTCTCGGTGGCGCCATGTGCTTTTTTGGATTGCTAATTTCTCTGACTGTCCGCTCTTtcctgcagcagcagtgtgATGGCCTGAAGGGGAGAGGCTCATCGCGGCGTCAACCTGGCTGCCATCGGGATCACCCTGCAGGTATCTGCGACTGTCCACACTGCACACACGGCTGTTTTATAATGCACTTACCTGTGCTCAAGGAAGAATCTGTCAGTACTCTTTATATAGCTTAGGGTGATTTATATCATGCAAAGTTGGAAAAGAAGTGGGGAGGATTACATCACATATCGGCTGCACCCATGTCACTGAAAACATAGATAATAGTCCAAGACCTGCATTATCATCAGGCGACAGTATGACTGTGTGCGGGACAGCTGTTAACCTGCTGGAGTGACTGCTGCCCGAACCAATGGCATCCACTACTGATAAATGGGATACGTTATTATGGAAATAAAGAAGGATGAATGAAAGCTTCAGAGTGATCAAGCTACAGAAGAATAAGCAGTGTGAGACCGGAAACAAGTTGATTATGTCTAGAAAATAAATCCTCAGGGGCTACCTGATTGGAACATAAGGAGCAAATAAATTCTATAATAATAATTCTTCAAGAAGACTGTGCAAAACCTCAAAAGATTCTAAaagaatgctgtttttttttaagtataatGTTTAAGGTTTAACATATTAATGTCACCATGCGTAACATTAAAATTTTCTGTTAACATTATCCTTCCATTACTAGTGTAATTGCATCTGCTTATTTATTTAGTAATGCACTAATAAAAAGGAGATCCCATTTGTTTTACATAGATCGATAAGAAAACATGCTTTATGTTTAGTGCCCATTTCATGTAATTTATAGATAGAATTtattcacagattttttttttttaccttaattTCTCTCATTCTCTTTTTTATAGtactttcctttttaaaatatttttttttgccttatttTGAAAAGAGCCACCGGATGCTTTGTTGTACGTCCTATCACTAACTTCTTTCTCGGTAGGCTGGCCAATCAGATTAGAGGGGGCGGAGCTCTGACTGACCACAGCTATTTCTGCTCAATCGTGCCTGTCCCTTGTAGTCTTTGGCACAGCGGAGTTGTCCGTGTTTAGTGTTTGTTTCTCAGTCGTGGAATACAAAAGTGATGCTTCGACGTGACCGGCTGCAGAGCGAGACAGATGAAGACCAGCAGTGACAACTTTATGACTCGGTTTCACTCTGTTCAACGGAGTATatatcttttcttttgtttctgcgCTTGAAGAAGAGGCTGCTGTATTTTGTGCGCTCCGGTAACAAATTCGCGAGGGTCTCGGTGGCTCCATGAGGGAGAGGAGACattttggggtgttttttttttccctttttccttGGTGTTCCAGTCAGACTCGTGAGCTGCCGCGTTCCGACCCCACGAAGGCTTAATGTTTCGCCATAGCTTCatgtaaatctttttttttctcgcgctgctctctgcccagcggactcttctgctgctgctactggaTATATGAGGACTCTTCTTGCGCAGTAATTTGGTGTAAATGGATCGCCAGTCCAGTTTCATTTCCATTTGGCTACAATTGGAACTCTGTGCCATGGCCGTTCTTCTGACCAAAGGTACGTGTGGACTTTGCTGCGTGGACAGAGCGTGTTTGTTGGCTTCTTCAAAAGAGGATAAACAGTGTTTTGAAGCGATAAAACGAGGCTGAAGTTAACCCTCAGTCGATGGCTCCAGGCTTCTGCGGGGCAGCTTACGCTCGCGCCAGTGTTTGCGGGAAAAAACCCCCGTCACAATTAGCAAGAAAATGATTTAGGATTTGGTCATAAAGTTGTACTTTACCAATGAGGGAATCATAAACGTGTTTGTTTATTACTGTCTTTTTCGTAATAAACGTATTATTCTTCCAGTCGTCTTCAAATTTCAGTTAATTTTATTCAGTCATACCccccccttaaaaaaaaaaaagaaagaaaagaaaacctaataaCAGCAGCGGAAACCACAAAAACTACCTCTGCcctaattattattgtttttttctgaaggCATGAGatggcttgttttttttgtttttttcttcagttaaaACCTAATTTTAATAAGACCTAACCTCTATACATTGTTGTTAATATAATAGTAAGACACTGATTAATCCTCAGCTGTGTAATACAGTTCTTAGCAGCTAGGCTACACTTAATAACTCCACTAATGTTGAAGCTGCCATTCATACGAGACTTAGCAGGGCTAGAAAAGCTTCAGTactccccccaccaccaccaccacccccttcAGTCCACAAAGGGGCCTCTCCTTTCTAATGAAATATTCTCCAAATGACCTGCCTGGGCCCCACCGCTCCAATCATTCACAGGGAAAACACTGATCTGATGAATGTGCTTCTGCGCTGCTAAGTTGGTGCAGTCACAGACTTTCGGGCTTTTTAGCTCTCTCATTTCAGGTTTTGTTCCTGAGTCCAGCACATGAAAGCTTAAGGGAAGCCTTTATATGCGGAGCTCTGATAATTTTCCTCAAAATAAAGCAGTCACGCAGTATGTGAAGTGACATTCACATTGGTCGTCCTGCAGTGGTCCTTATACttataataataacagtaacagAGGGCATCAAAGGCAAACTAAGTTGATAAATATATGTTTCCGTGGTTCTGTTTTGTTCGGGCAGATCCTTGGCCCAGATTTCTGTTTTGAGAAAGGAGCCCTGGATGAAGTAATGAGTGGGCCCGTGTAAGAGCAGGTTGCCTTAATGATAAGGTTGCTGGAAGCTCCTTAGATGGGACCTCAGAGCTCCCGCACCCAACCACCACACCCATACCCATACCCCCAGGCAATTTTGCATGCAAACTTTGGATGGGGGAGAAAGTttgcaggttaaaaaaaaaagaaagaagaaaaatctcTTCCTCTCTTTACTAATTTTCATTTAGGTTGAAAGAAATTGACGTTTGAGACAACCCACTAATTACAAGCTACGTGGTTCCTGTTTTAgaatacagagaaaaagaaCCATTTAAACAGGATGCTCTTAAATGAAGGTGTGACAGGTgaataggttaaaaaaaagaaagaaaaagagtaaaTCTGGAACATCCTGTGATCTCTTCAAAAAGTTACCAGGTTGTTTAATGCAGGGTTTAGTAGATACTTTTAGAGcaatatttcaaaaataaaagcagggTATACCACTATGGGAAAAGTTGAACTACAGTTGGTGTAAAATAGTCTTTCATACAAGCCGGCATaagttttataaaaaaaaaaaagcaaaatataggAGTTTTATATTCACACGGTTAGATGTTAAAGACAAAATAGCCATCGTGACTCTGAAACCTTGAGTGGATTAATGTCAGCACAGGTTTCCCTAATACTGCCTTTTTTCCCACTTTTAGGAGAAATTAGGTGCTACTGTGATGCGCCGCACTGTGTGGCCACCGGATACATGTGCAAATCAGAGCTGAACGCCTGCTTCACCAAGGTGCTGGACCCGCTCAATGCCAACTCTCCCCTCACCCATGGGTGTTTAGACCCCATTGCCAATGCTGCGGACATCTGCAGCAGCCAAAGGGCCTTGGATGCTCTCAGCGGGGCGGCAACGCTGGAGTGCTGCCACGATGACATGTGCAACTACAGGGGCCTACATGACCTGGCGCACACCAGAGACTCAACAGGTAAGGGAGAACAGGGTAGCGGAGCTGAACTACTGGCTGTCGGGATGTTTGTTTTTAGACTCTAGCCTTCGTTTTTAGAAACGATGGCACTCTGTGGAGGGATTTTACGAGTCCTCTTCAGCAAATACTCCCATGTTTTCCTCCATCTAGTTCCAGGAGCAATACATTGAGCTCTAAGGTtctttaaacacttgatgtttATGGATATTCAGACCACCCTTGCCCTCtttctgcccccccccccccaagctTAATAGAACTTTGGTTTGACTTTTAATGGGTTCCAGCTCTGTGCCTGGGAAGGCAGGGAGCAGCCCGTTTACCTTTAAGCACTTGGAAAGAGATCAGAtataatctttttcttttttttcttttttttttattatatgtgCACCATGTAATTTTCCCACTGAGCAGGAATGTGCCTCATAGAATGAATATGCATGTTGGGCAGAAACATCAGCTTATATAGTCATGAAAAGGTGCGCGAAGAGTCAGAGAGGAAGGACGGCAGCTCTCCTGTGTGAACCCGAGCACAGCAGACTATAGTTTATTAGGTCAAATTAATTTTTGGCTCTCAGTTTGGGACAAGGTGACTCATTTGTTTTTGCCCCTGCTGGCCTTTCTCACTTGTGCGTTcgcgtctgtctgtctgtcttatTTTCCCTCTTTGCGGTTACTTTACTGGCATGACTGGCGAGTAGAGCAGCTCCTTCTCATTAAGCTCCAAACAGCAGTTCAAACATAATCACTTGCTTTAAGACCAGGCTCTATGGAGCAGTGGAAACCATATGAGCATGCATTTAACcagatgattttattttattttatttttccatgcGTGTGTGCAGATGGCCGCTACCAGCCAGACGGCAACAACAGGAACCTGGTGACTCGGGTTCAGGAGCTGACCTCAGCCAAAGAAGTGTGGTTCCGTGCAGCTGTGATCGCTGTGCCGATCGCTGGCGGTCTCATCCTGGTCCTGCTCATCATGCTGGCATTACGGATGCTGCGCAGTGAGAACAAGCGGCTGCAGGACCAGCGGCAGCAGATGCTGTCGCGGCTCCATTACAGCTTCCACGGCCACCACACCAAGAAGGGACACGTGGCCAAGCTGGA
It contains:
- the bambia gene encoding BMP and activin membrane-bound inhibitor homolog a produces the protein MDRQSSFISIWLQLELCAMAVLLTKGEIRCYCDAPHCVATGYMCKSELNACFTKVLDPLNANSPLTHGCLDPIANAADICSSQRALDALSGAATLECCHDDMCNYRGLHDLAHTRDSTDGRYQPDGNNRNLVTRVQELTSAKEVWFRAAVIAVPIAGGLILVLLIMLALRMLRSENKRLQDQRQQMLSRLHYSFHGHHTKKGHVAKLDLECMVPVTGHENCCLTCDKMRQADLGNDKILSLVHWGMYSGHGKLEFV